In Candidatus Bathyarchaeota archaeon, the genomic window CCGGCCAGGCTGGCGGTCATCCCGGGGTCTCCAGATACCAACGTTCCGGCTGCGAGAACCTCCTCACAGATCAGGACATAGTCGCAGGTTATGGCCTGCCCATACATCGCCGTCCACCTCGTGGTCCCACCGATGTTTATCGCACCTATCTGCCTAGCAACAGCGTGGCTCTGGATCTCCGTATAGAACACGCCGACTTGTACGTTGAGTGCGACATTGTTCCTGAGAACCGTCCCACACCTGGCGATCTTGTAGGCGGATGGGCCGTAATAAAGGATGTTCTCCTCCTTATACAGCTCAGGCTTCCCCTCCTCCCTGTAAGCCTCCCGGGCTATCCCCTGGACTAGGGGGATTATCTCAGCAACCCCTGGGAGGCTCGTGTAGACCGGAACCTCATGCTTAGCTGCGAGCTTGAGCGTGTACTTGTAGATGTTCAAGGCTGAGACAACTGCTGGGCCCCACTCTCCGGAGATCTGGCCAAAATCCCCTGGGGCGTAATGCATGGGCCTGCCCATCTCTGCACACCTCCCTATCCCCTCCTCGATGGCCTCCACCGCGGGTATCCTGCGAATCTTCGGCAGCGGCCTACCCTTCGAGACAAGCCATAGGTAGTACCCCATCATCGCAGAGAGAAGTGCTACAACTATCAGTTCGGAGATAACTCCGGCTTTAAGCATTTTCCTTCTCCGAGAAAGTACTATATTTATAATGCATTATTTAAATCTTTTCAGAGGATTTTAAAAAACTAAACGTTAAAGCCAGTGGCACTATATCAGTTGAGGCCATATCCAACTAACATCCGGATAGATCGCTTAGATTTAGGCGATATAAAAAAATAGGAAAAAGAGACTAAGCTTAAGGAGCTAAGCGCCAAAGATGATCAGTAAGATATTGCCCTCAGGGAAAATTTTATGCTCAGAGAATATATACTTAAAATAAGATGCTTCTTTGATGTAAATAAAAGATCAATCTCATCCGAGAATAACTCAAGCTTAGCAATATATATCAATTGAACTAAAAGCTTAAGCTCGACATCACGAAGCCACTTTAAAACTTTTAAAAAGTATCCTGTGAGCCATTATAGAAGATGAGGTACTTAGAAAAAAGATTTACGTTGAGTGTAATGCATGTAGATTAAGTTTGAGAACTCGTCTTGTGGGGGATAAAAGCATATTGAAATTCTCTTTCCTTTAAATGTTGGGATTAAAAATGCTGAAAAGAGAATGGATTATCTTGCACAATATTTTTTAAGTAATTAAAACTTATCGCCTGTTGCGAGAAGAGGAGATCTCCTCATGGCTATGATATAGGGATTATGGTGTTGGGTATGGATAAAGGTTGCAGGCATGAGAAATGGTAGATCCGTGAAAAATGAGAGTCCCACAGGCATAAGCCCTGGGAGTTTCACTAATTTCCTCTTCATCTATAGCTTTTAGGTAGAGCTACTCCTTGAGGAAAGGTACGCTGATAAACAGTACCTCACCGTTTTCAAGAACTCTCCCCGTGAACCATGATGGTGCATTGTTTAGGATCCTCAGATCAACTGGATATCTTAGGTATTCGGATAGCATGGTGTCGAGCTTGAGTGAAAACTCATATAGGCCCCTCGAATCTTCGTCAACAATCACTGAATCAATGTTAGGAGTCTCTCAAATAGGCCCCTCACGAAGTTCATCAGAGGCTTCAGGTAACATATATGCTGCATGCATCTTGGCATGACCTATGGTCAGCTTGCTAAGTGCAGAAAAATCATATGAATGTCCGAGGTTGTTTGCCTGGATGCTTAGGAATTTTGGTTACCAAGCACTCATCTCCCTGAGGATGGAGTCTGGAACCCTCCCCTTCGTAACGTCCTCTATTGATCCCTCCAAGATGTTCAGGGCCTTCTCTAGCTCCTCATCCCCTATGGTTAAGGGTGGGGCTATCCTAAGCACATTACCGAACCTTCCAAAGGATATCATGACCAACCCTTTCTCCCAAGCCCTCCAACAGACCTTCAAGGCCTCAGCCCTGGCAGGTTCTCTGGTCCCGCGATCCTTGACCAAGTCTACACCTATCAGGAGGCCCTTCCCCCTAACCTCTCCTATCATCTCGAAGCTTTCCTTCATCTCTTCCAGCCTCTTTATCACGAGCCCTCCAAACCTGGCCGCCCTCTCATGGAGCCTCTCCCTCTCCATCACATCCAAAGTGGCGATGGCAGCTGCACATGCGACAGGGTTTGCCTCAGTGGTGAAAAGGTGTGCAGGTGCGGACCATTGTTCCATTAGCTCACTCTTCGATATTATAGCGCTCATGGGAAGGCCTGAGGCTATGGGCTTCGCAACCAGGACAGCGTCGGGTTCTACCCACCAATGCTCTATTGCGAACCACCTACCAGTCCTGCAAAACCCGGTTTGAACCTCCTCATCTATGAACAGGATGCCATACTCTTCACAAAGCTTCTTCACCTCTCTCCAAAAATCCTGGGGTGGAATAACGATCCCGGCATCTCCCTGAATGGGCTCCAGGATGAGGGCCGCAACCTCTTCAGGCGGGATCAACAGTCGCAGGAGCTCCTTCATATACTCTATGCAGTGAAGGCCGCAGCCAGGATGCCGGAGACCAAAGGGGCACCTGTAGCAGTCAGGGTAGGGTATGTGGTATACCTCAGGGAGAAGGGGACCTAACCTCCTCTTCATATTTGGAGAGGCAGCTGATAGGGTTAGAGCTCCATAAGTGGTTCCATGATATGAGCCTAAATATGAGAGTATCTTCTGCCTCCCCGTCGCGGACCTAGCCAGCTTTATTGCCCCATCGTTGGCGTCGGAGCCGGAGAGGCCGAAGGCCACCCTCTTCCTGAACCCTCCTGGGGTGAGGCTTGCCAGCCTCTCCGCCAAGATGACGGGAAGCTCGTAGTAGGAGTATCCCAAAGTGTTGTGGATAAACCTCCTAGCTTGGCTCTCTATCGCCTTTACCACCTCAGGATGGCAGTGTCCTATGTTGGTGACCGCCGCCCCTGAGAGGAAGTCTATATACTCATTTCCATCGGCGTCCCAGATCTTCGCCCCCTCCGCCCTTGAGACCACGAGGGGATAGTAGGCCAGCCTGCTCGCCTGGGATATGATCCTACGGTCCCTCTCCACAACCTCAAGACACTTCTTCAAGGTCCTTACCATCGAATACACCAAACCTAACAGCTCCACTCTCCTTAAAAACAATACATTCGACCAGCCTCGATGCCTAGAATAAGTTTCAAACGAGCGGATTTAGGAATCCCTGTAGAGGGCAAAAACTATAATGTTATAATATTCTGGGAGCTTCTATAATGAGTTTCCAAATCCCCTCTATTATCGAATCTCTCTATCCATCGCATCTCCATAAAAATGACGCCAATATATGACAAGAAGTTTTAAATGAATAATAGAGAACCTTCTAAAGATGCGTATGAGCTATGATATCCTCATAAGAGGAGGAAGGGTCTTCGATGGGACTGGAGGGGACTGGTTCTACTCCGA contains:
- a CDS encoding aspartate aminotransferase family protein translates to MVRTLKKCLEVVERDRRIISQASRLAYYPLVVSRAEGAKIWDADGNEYIDFLSGAAVTNIGHCHPEVVKAIESQARRFIHNTLGYSYYELPVILAERLASLTPGGFRKRVAFGLSGSDANDGAIKLARSATGRQKILSYLGSYHGTTYGALTLSAASPNMKRRLGPLLPEVYHIPYPDCYRCPFGLRHPGCGLHCIEYMKELLRLLIPPEEVAALILEPIQGDAGIVIPPQDFWREVKKLCEEYGILFIDEEVQTGFCRTGRWFAIEHWWVEPDAVLVAKPIASGLPMSAIISKSELMEQWSAPAHLFTTEANPVACAAAIATLDVMERERLHERAARFGGLVIKRLEEMKESFEMIGEVRGKGLLIGVDLVKDRGTREPARAEALKVCWRAWEKGLVMISFGRFGNVLRIAPPLTIGDEELEKALNILEGSIEDVTKGRVPDSILREMSAW